The following nucleotide sequence is from Zea mays cultivar B73 chromosome 1, Zm-B73-REFERENCE-NAM-5.0, whole genome shotgun sequence.
GCCGAGGAATTTGCGTGGGAATTCGGAAATGCAGAGGCCGGACTGGAGGCCCAGCTGCAGAGCAGACGCGTTTTTTGTGCGGAAGAAGCCGCACCGCATGTAAACGCCCTCTCCATCTACCCGCCCACGTGTCCGATTCCGATCTGACGGACCGGATGGAAGCACCGGAACTGCCGGCCCAGCCGGTCGACTTTGAAGGCGAAAACGCGGAAGAGAAAGAGAGGACAGAGGAGCCCGCTTCAGGCTTCAGGCTTCAGGCGGACACATCCCTCGCCTCAATAGCTCCGCCGCTGGCGATTAGTGAAGAGAGCTCCGAGGTGGTATCCCTTGTATCGCATAGATTCCGGACTCTAGTCGTCGCGGTTCTCGCAAGGTCCGCGGATCCGCGCCCCGCTCTGGATCTCCGCTTGATTTGTTGTTCTGGAAGGTGTGTACAAGAATGGCTCGGAGTTCCGCCTCTTGTGATCTCCGCTTCTCTGTTGCAGCCTGCTATTTTGACCCATTGTCCCCTTGCAGTACCTCGGCGATTGGGTAGTGGCTAGTCTTTGTTTGGGTTTAGCGGCTGCAGAATTCTAGGGGGATTGGGTGAATTATAAGTAGGGTAACGCGAAGGAAAAACCATTGAATTTACAATTATTCCTTTTCATTACGCCATGGAGTCTACTCTGCAAATTGAGATCCCGTAATGACGAACCCTGGTTTCCTACATTTACTTGTCATGTGTTGAGATAGGTGGCTCTAATTTTTGGTATTGTCGAATAATATTTTTGGATTTTAATAGATATTTGTTGCTCTCCAGGTTCTGCAAGGACCATTGAATTTTAACCGATAATTTAACATTACATTTGCTAGTTATTTTATACTGAAAAGGTGTGTGTGATGCAGCATTGAATGTTAGTTTAATTTAATTGTTATAATTTATAGTAGCTGGCAAGAGTGGTTAAGGTTTTCAACCAGTGATATGATACCCAAATTCTCTTGGTAATCTTTTCGACCATGCAACATATCGCCATATCGGTGGCTTTTGACAAAATCTAGATCTTTTTTTAAGGGAAATCTAGATCTAGGACTTTATGGATTTACTTCCTAATTCCTCCCTTTTCCTATTGTTAAGGAACTTCTTAGTTGATATCGTTTTACATAGATATCAACTAAACTGACTCACTGAATCTTAATTTTAAGGTATGGCACGAAACTTGACCGACAACAGGACCAGAAATACACTAGTTATGATTGTGATTTTTGGTCTCTGTTCCTTCTTCTATCTCTTGGGTGTTTGGCAGAAAAGTGGTTCTGGAGGAGGAGACGGGATACAGACTTGGGTCAATGAACAGACCAAATGTGCACAACTTCCAAATCTGAGTTTTGAGACCCACCATAGTGCATCCAACCTTCTGAATGATACTGATAATTCCAAAATTGAACCATTCAAGCCATGTGATGAGCAATACACTGATTACACTCCTTGTGAGGAGCAAAGTCGTGCAATGACCTTCCCTAGAGATAACATGATCTATCGGGAGAGGCATTGTCCACCGGATAAGGAGAAGCTTTATTGCCTGATCCCAGCACCAAAGGGCTATGTTGCACCTTTCCGATGGCCAAAGAGCCGTGATTTTGTTCATTATGCTAATGTACCACACAAGAGTCTTACTGTTGAGAAGGCTATCCAGAACTGGGTGCACTATGAGGGCAATGTTTTCAGGTTTCCTGGTGGCGGAACACAGTTTCCTCAGGGTGCAGATAAATATATAGACCAGCTTGCTTCTGTCATCCCAATAGCTGAAGGAAAAGTGAGAACTGCACTGGATACTGGTTGTGGGGTACGTGAAGTCCCCTGAAATGCATGCATATTTTTACTGAGCAATGCGCCATGGTTGTTGTTCTTCTTGCATAAGCTCTAATCTTCCCTTGCTCCTTTTCTTCATCATATTTTCATTTAGGTTGCCAGTTTGGGAGCTTACCTGTTTAAGAAAAATGTGTTGACCATTTCATTTGCACCACGGGATAATCATGAGGCACAAGTACAGTTTGCATTGGAGAGAGGTGTCCCTGCATATATTGGTGTCCTTGGATCAATAAAGCTGCCATTTCCTTCTCGTGCCTTTGACATGGCCCATTGCTCGAGATGTTTGATTCCATGGAGTGGAAATGGTAAGAACACGATTAGGACTTTTGTTGTAAATGATCCATCGTGTGGACATCTGAAGCATGAAACTTTCATTGCTCTGTTTCTGCAGATGGTATGTACATGATGGAAGTTGACAGAGTATTAAGGCCTGGCGGATATTGGGTGCTGTCAGGCCCGCCCATTGGCTGGAAGATTTATTATGAGGGGTGGCAACATTCTAAGGAAGATCTTCAGAATGAGCAAAGAAAAATAGAACAATTCGCACAACTTCTTTGTTGGAAGAAGATATCTGAGAAGGATGGTATTGCCATATGGAGAAAGAGATTAAATGACAAGTCTTGCTCCATGAAACAATATAATCCAAAAGGTGTAAAATGTGGTTTGACAAGTGACAGTGATGTATGGTGAGTGTCATTCATCTAGTCCTCCCAATAGAATATGATTTCTGTCCGTGTATTTGCTCTTAAACCTGACTCTATTTACTATATGCAGGTACAAGAAGATGGAAGTTTGTATAGACCCCCTACCCAATGTTAATAGTGTATCTAAGGTTGCCGGTGGTCAATTAGAGCCTTTTCCCAAGAGGCTCTATGCAGTACCTCCTCGTATAACCCTTGGTTCTGTGCCTGGTTTCTCAGTTCAGTCATATGAAGAGGACAATAAACTTTGGCAGAAATATGTTGAGGCTTACAAGAATACCAATAATTTGCTTGATACTGGAAGATATCGCAATATAATGGACATGAATGCTGGTCTCGGCAGCTTTGCTGCTGCACTAGAGTCCCCAAAGCTATGGGTCATGAATGTTGTTCCAACAATTGCAAATACTTCCACTTTAGGTGTAATCTATGAGCGTGGATTAATAGGAATGTATCATGACTGGTATGTACTATTAACCTATTTGTTATATTGCTCTCATGTATTTCTCGAATTTTTCAATTTACATATTATGTTTGATTTACTATGCAAAATTCCGAAATCATTTTTCAGCATAGTTACATTCTACTTCTATATTCTGTTTAACTTATTCTTATGCTGTTAGTAAATGTATTTGCTTTGAGAATGATATAAGAAGAAtatattcaattaccaatctatgTGACAACCGAGGGAGATAATGGAATTTTAGCTATGCTGGTGTCAGTTGAAGCTATTTGAGGTGAAGTTGTAATAGAGAAGCGGATTTGCCATGTGACACCCTCCTCTCCAACTCCATCAAGCTTGGCATCTCTCTTTCATCCCTGGCAGATTAGGGTGAGGGGATTTTTGGGTTGAGGATTCAGACCTTTGAGGGAAGGAAGGTCAGCTCGGTGGTGGAGGTGGTTGCTGGGTGTAATGATAAGGTGGTAGGGATGCTGTGGTGGAGGATTGGTAGGGTTGGTGCGGGGGTAATTCATTCGACAGGTTAGCGCAGCTG
It contains:
- the LOC103635742 gene encoding probable methyltransferase PMT2, whose translation is MARNLTDNRTRNTLVMIVIFGLCSFFYLLGVWQKSGSGGGDGIQTWVNEQTKCAQLPNLSFETHHSASNLLNDTDNSKIEPFKPCDEQYTDYTPCEEQSRAMTFPRDNMIYRERHCPPDKEKLYCLIPAPKGYVAPFRWPKSRDFVHYANVPHKSLTVEKAIQNWVHYEGNVFRFPGGGTQFPQGADKYIDQLASVIPIAEGKVRTALDTGCGVASLGAYLFKKNVLTISFAPRDNHEAQVQFALERGVPAYIGVLGSIKLPFPSRAFDMAHCSRCLIPWSGNDGMYMMEVDRVLRPGGYWVLSGPPIGWKIYYEGWQHSKEDLQNEQRKIEQFAQLLCWKKISEKDGIAIWRKRLNDKSCSMKQYNPKGVKCGLTSDSDVWYKKMEVCIDPLPNVNSVSKVAGGQLEPFPKRLYAVPPRITLGSVPGFSVQSYEEDNKLWQKYVEAYKNTNNLLDTGRYRNIMDMNAGLGSFAAALESPKLWVMNVVPTIANTSTLGVIYERGLIGMYHDWCEGFSTYPRTYDLIHSNGIFSLYQNKCQFEDILLEMDRILRPEGAVIIRDKVDVLVKVEKIANAMRWKTRLADHEGGPLVPEKILFAVKQYWTVAKTSS